The following proteins come from a genomic window of Halomarina ordinaria:
- a CDS encoding YIP1 family protein — protein sequence MTQWVESVEGGRERGVGGLVRAWVAVLTRPRAFFERGIAPGDQAPGLVFAVAVALCHLAGRFALDPSAVPTIGGRPLASAAFVLLVVALVVAPLALHLTAAVQTVLLAAFVPERAGISQTVQVAAYATAPCALSGAPVPALRLLAAGYGVLLFVLGLSVVHDVSLARAALVGALPALFVFGLAYGGVTAVETLTGLDLVGPADPEAAGPLTGSVALVGSRGGRTERSIPTTVSTPTDSFE from the coding sequence GTGACGCAGTGGGTCGAGTCGGTCGAGGGCGGGCGCGAGCGCGGGGTCGGCGGCCTGGTCCGCGCGTGGGTGGCGGTCCTCACCCGCCCCCGGGCGTTCTTCGAGCGCGGCATCGCCCCCGGCGACCAGGCACCTGGCCTCGTCTTCGCCGTCGCGGTGGCGCTCTGTCACCTCGCGGGCCGCTTCGCGCTCGACCCGAGTGCGGTGCCGACCATCGGTGGCCGCCCGCTCGCCTCGGCGGCGTTCGTCCTCCTGGTGGTGGCGCTCGTGGTTGCACCGCTCGCGCTCCACCTCACGGCGGCGGTCCAGACCGTCCTGCTCGCGGCGTTCGTCCCCGAGCGCGCCGGCATCAGCCAGACCGTCCAGGTCGCCGCCTACGCGACGGCGCCGTGCGCGCTCTCGGGCGCGCCGGTGCCCGCGCTCCGCCTGCTCGCGGCCGGCTACGGCGTCCTCCTGTTCGTCCTCGGGCTGTCGGTCGTCCACGACGTGTCGCTCGCGCGGGCGGCGCTCGTCGGCGCGCTCCCGGCGCTGTTCGTCTTCGGCCTCGCCTACGGCGGCGTGACGGCCGTCGAGACGCTCACCGGCCTCGACCTGGTCGGACCGGCCGACCCCGAAGCGGCGGGACCGCTGACAGGTAGCGTGGCGCTGGTCGGGTCGCGAGGGGGGCGTACTGAGCGGTCGATTCCGACAACCGTTTCAACCCCGACAGATAGCTTCGAGTAA
- a CDS encoding NADPH-dependent FMN reductase, producing the protein MNDTHVVAICGSLRDASFTRIALDHALSVAADLGASTDHVDLRDLDLPVFDPDDRDAGDADELRERVTAADSVILGSPVYHGSYTGALKNALDYCGFDHFEHTTVGLLAVGGGAFPVTTLEHLRSVCRALNAWVIPHQAAIPSARSQFDGDAFLDEKIEERVGTLGRRLVEYAHIEPDPNTVESIENVGGDD; encoded by the coding sequence ATGAACGACACGCACGTCGTGGCCATCTGCGGGAGCCTCCGCGACGCGAGTTTCACCCGCATCGCGCTCGACCACGCGCTGTCGGTCGCGGCGGACCTCGGCGCGAGCACCGACCACGTCGACCTCCGTGACCTGGACCTCCCGGTCTTCGACCCGGACGACCGCGACGCGGGCGACGCCGACGAACTGCGCGAGCGGGTGACGGCCGCCGACAGCGTCATCCTCGGCTCGCCGGTCTACCACGGCTCGTACACGGGCGCGCTGAAGAACGCCCTCGACTACTGCGGGTTCGACCACTTCGAGCACACCACGGTCGGCCTGCTCGCCGTCGGCGGCGGCGCGTTCCCCGTCACGACGCTCGAACACCTCCGGTCGGTCTGTCGCGCGCTGAACGCGTGGGTCATCCCCCACCAGGCGGCCATCCCGAGCGCGCGCTCGCAGTTCGACGGCGACGCCTTCCTCGACGAGAAGATAGAGGAGCGCGTCGGGACGCTCGGGCGCCGCCTCGTCGAGTACGCCCACATCGAACCCGACCCGAACACCGTCGAGAGCATCGAGAACGTCGGGGGCGACGACTGA
- a CDS encoding A/G-specific adenine glycosylase — translation MTDPAASFSLPDDTDTVRAALVEWYEADHRSFPWRETTDPYRILVSEVMSQQTQLGRVEAAYREFLDEWPTVEDLAAADRSEVVGFWTDHRLGYNNRATYLHTAAGQVVEDHDGEFPTTPDGLQDLHGVGPYTANAVASFAFDNGNAVVDTNVKRVLYRAFDVPDDDAAFEAAANELLPAGESRVWNNAVMELGGVACGKTPRCDEAGCPWRAWCRAYETGDFTAPDVPTQPSFDGSRRQMRGRVVRALRQHGALELDALGHRVRVDYTPEGTHGREWLTDLLSDLESDGLVSVDDDVARLSR, via the coding sequence ATGACCGACCCCGCGGCCTCGTTCTCGCTCCCCGACGACACCGATACGGTGCGCGCGGCGCTCGTCGAGTGGTACGAGGCCGACCACCGCTCGTTCCCCTGGCGCGAGACGACCGACCCGTACCGCATCCTCGTCTCGGAGGTGATGAGCCAGCAGACCCAGCTCGGGCGGGTCGAGGCGGCCTACCGCGAGTTCCTCGATGAGTGGCCGACCGTCGAGGACCTCGCGGCCGCCGACCGCTCCGAGGTGGTGGGCTTCTGGACCGACCACCGCCTCGGCTACAACAACCGCGCGACGTACCTCCACACCGCCGCTGGCCAGGTCGTCGAGGACCACGACGGCGAGTTCCCGACGACGCCCGACGGCCTGCAGGACCTCCACGGCGTCGGGCCGTACACCGCCAACGCGGTGGCGAGCTTCGCGTTCGACAACGGGAACGCCGTGGTGGACACGAACGTCAAGCGCGTCCTCTACCGCGCGTTCGACGTCCCCGACGACGACGCGGCGTTCGAGGCGGCCGCGAACGAACTGCTGCCCGCGGGGGAGTCCCGCGTCTGGAACAACGCGGTCATGGAACTGGGCGGGGTGGCGTGCGGGAAGACGCCGCGCTGCGACGAGGCGGGGTGTCCCTGGCGGGCGTGGTGTCGCGCCTACGAGACGGGCGACTTCACCGCCCCCGACGTCCCGACGCAACCGAGTTTCGACGGGAGCAGGCGCCAGATGCGCGGGCGGGTCGTCCGCGCGCTCCGCCAGCACGGCGCGCTCGAACTGGACGCGCTCGGCCACCGCGTCCGGGTTGACTACACCCCCGAGGGGACCCACGGCCGGGAGTGGCTGACCGACCTCCTGTCGGACCTCGAATCGGACGGCCTGGTGAGCGTCGACGACGACGTCGCCCGGCTCAGTCGCTGA
- the tenA gene encoding thiaminase II, which yields MAFTDELREVAEPIWAATMDHPMVRGIGDGTLSEEPFRQWVCQDYVYLVEYGRVFALGAAHAPDLDRMGRFATLLHETLDTEMDLHRSYAAEFGISEADLEATEPTPTTRAYTDFLVRSGYEGFGETVAALLPCMWGFNETGRRLAADGLPDHEGYAEWIRTYSDEEFTELAAWCRELMDDVAADASPEAREEYRELFLTSSRYEYLFWDAAYRREEWPL from the coding sequence ATGGCCTTCACGGACGAGTTGCGCGAGGTGGCCGAACCCATCTGGGCGGCGACGATGGACCACCCGATGGTTCGGGGTATCGGCGACGGGACGCTGTCCGAAGAACCGTTCCGGCAGTGGGTGTGCCAGGACTACGTCTACCTCGTCGAGTACGGCCGGGTGTTCGCGCTCGGGGCGGCCCACGCGCCCGACCTCGACCGGATGGGCCGGTTCGCCACGCTCCTCCACGAGACGCTCGACACCGAGATGGACCTCCACCGGTCGTACGCCGCCGAGTTCGGCATCTCGGAGGCCGACCTCGAGGCGACCGAACCCACCCCCACCACGCGGGCGTACACCGACTTCCTCGTGCGCTCGGGCTACGAGGGCTTCGGCGAGACGGTGGCCGCGCTCCTGCCGTGCATGTGGGGGTTCAACGAGACGGGACGACGGCTGGCGGCCGACGGCCTCCCCGACCACGAGGGGTACGCCGAGTGGATACGCACCTACTCCGACGAGGAGTTCACCGAACTCGCGGCGTGGTGTCGCGAACTGATGGACGACGTGGCCGCCGACGCCTCACCCGAGGCGCGCGAGGAGTATCGGGAGCTGTTCCTCACGTCCTCGCGGTACGAGTACCTGTTCTGGGACGCCGCCTACCGCCGGGAGGAGTGGCCGCTATGA
- a CDS encoding TenA family protein, with protein sequence MTDDRLTDRLRAATGDDWTAATDHRFARELHAGTLDDAVFRHYLVQDFAFVTTLADVVAHAAAQAPTLEAKADFAGFLGAVTTDETDYFRRAFDALAVPERDRTDPTLDPVTERFGDLLLRGALDGGYAETLAVLVPVEWVYLTWASGEGERPEQFYLAEWVDLHTGPAFEATVGFLRDELDALDGSLSPARERRLTRLFQRAVEYEVAFFDAAYERAAPVED encoded by the coding sequence ATGACCGACGACCGCCTCACCGACCGCCTGCGCGCGGCGACGGGCGACGACTGGACGGCGGCCACCGACCACCGCTTCGCGCGCGAACTCCACGCGGGGACGCTCGACGACGCCGTCTTCCGCCACTACCTCGTCCAGGACTTCGCGTTCGTCACCACCCTCGCCGACGTGGTCGCCCACGCCGCGGCGCAGGCCCCGACGCTGGAGGCGAAAGCCGACTTCGCCGGCTTCCTCGGCGCGGTGACGACCGACGAGACCGACTACTTCCGCCGGGCGTTCGACGCCCTCGCCGTCCCCGAACGCGACCGGACCGACCCGACCCTCGACCCCGTCACCGAGCGCTTCGGGGACCTCCTGCTCAGGGGGGCGCTCGACGGCGGCTACGCCGAGACGCTCGCCGTCCTCGTCCCCGTCGAGTGGGTCTACCTGACGTGGGCGAGCGGGGAGGGTGAACGCCCGGAGCAGTTCTACCTCGCGGAGTGGGTCGACCTCCACACCGGTCCGGCGTTCGAGGCGACCGTGGGGTTCCTGCGCGACGAACTCGACGCGCTCGACGGGTCGCTCTCGCCGGCCCGCGAGCGCCGCCTGACCCGCCTCTTCCAGCGGGCCGTCGAGTACGAGGTGGCGTTCTTCGACGCGGCCTACGAACGCGCGGCGCCGGTCGAGGACTGA
- a CDS encoding aminotransferase class III-fold pyridoxal phosphate-dependent enzyme, translating to MDRETTTPAVRSMPGKRARQWAARHREHAATTTYVYDFVWDLTGEADGPFCTDVDGNVLMDFTSHVGAAPLGYNHPYLLDRLREFDLVDPLKIAGQDFYVSGEGVGDEGLPGPTGLMERLVEATDHYGMDTVFLSNSGAEAVENAIKICYDESGGKYGITFQGAFHGRTLGALSLNRSKAVHRRGYPELAGIHDAPYCDDRRCTPATCSCGFFADDTSQLRRMLDPESGYVDPDEVAYLVMEPVQGEGGYRIPSDAFVREVADLAAEHDLLLVADEIQSGMGRTGEMWGADHFPIEPDVITAAKALRVGATVAREDVFPAERSRLSSTWGAGDVVAAAQGALTLDAIADLDLLENATRRGRQCVETLRDADPEGVVDVRGLGLMLAVEFETKTLRDDVIDAALARGFLTLGCGYKTLRLLPPLDVTEREIALACDLLLAAVADATAA from the coding sequence ATGGACCGCGAGACGACGACGCCGGCGGTTCGGTCGATGCCGGGCAAGCGCGCCCGGCAGTGGGCCGCCCGCCACCGAGAGCACGCCGCCACCACCACCTACGTCTACGACTTCGTCTGGGACCTCACCGGTGAGGCCGACGGCCCGTTCTGCACCGACGTCGACGGGAACGTCCTCATGGACTTCACGAGTCACGTCGGCGCCGCGCCCCTCGGCTACAACCACCCCTACCTCCTCGACCGCCTGCGCGAGTTCGACCTCGTCGACCCGCTGAAGATCGCCGGCCAGGACTTCTACGTCAGCGGCGAGGGCGTCGGTGACGAGGGGCTCCCCGGCCCCACCGGCCTGATGGAGCGCCTCGTCGAGGCGACCGACCACTACGGGATGGATACCGTGTTCCTCTCGAACTCGGGGGCCGAGGCCGTCGAGAACGCCATCAAGATCTGCTACGACGAGTCGGGGGGGAAGTACGGCATCACCTTCCAGGGTGCCTTCCACGGCCGGACGCTCGGCGCGCTCTCGCTCAACCGCTCGAAGGCGGTCCACCGCCGCGGCTACCCGGAACTCGCCGGTATCCACGACGCCCCCTACTGCGACGACCGCCGCTGCACCCCCGCGACCTGTTCCTGTGGGTTCTTCGCGGACGACACCTCCCAGCTCCGGCGCATGCTCGACCCCGAGTCGGGCTACGTCGACCCCGACGAGGTCGCCTACCTCGTCATGGAACCCGTCCAGGGCGAGGGCGGCTACCGCATCCCGAGCGACGCGTTCGTGCGCGAGGTGGCGGACCTCGCGGCCGAACACGACCTCCTGCTCGTCGCCGACGAGATACAGTCGGGGATGGGCCGCACGGGGGAGATGTGGGGCGCCGACCACTTCCCCATCGAACCGGACGTCATCACGGCCGCGAAGGCGCTCCGCGTCGGCGCGACCGTCGCCCGCGAGGACGTCTTCCCGGCCGAGCGGAGCCGGCTCTCCTCGACGTGGGGGGCGGGCGACGTCGTTGCAGCGGCGCAGGGGGCACTCACGCTCGACGCCATCGCCGACCTCGACCTGCTGGAGAACGCGACCCGGCGCGGGCGCCAGTGCGTCGAGACGCTGCGCGACGCCGACCCCGAGGGTGTCGTCGACGTGCGCGGCCTCGGCCTGATGCTCGCCGTCGAGTTCGAGACGAAGACGCTCAGGGACGACGTCATCGACGCGGCGCTCGCCCGGGGGTTCCTCACGCTCGGCTGTGGCTACAAGACCCTCCGCCTCCTGCCGCCCCTCGACGTCACCGAGCGCGAGATAGCCCTCGCCTGCGACCTGCTGCTGGCGGCCGTCGCGGACGCGACGGCGGCCTGA
- a CDS encoding MgtC/SapB family protein: MSQHTAGLLDPVVARLLLAAALGLFLGLEREWSHRSAGVRTFSLISLLGAVFTVLDSEGLLVVGAVLVTVQGVALVVRGLVVDEGLSLTTAVSMLVAYGVGVLVASGYVTAGVTVAVLSSFLLVLKRELHGFAWGLTRSELRSTVEFGVLAFVVYPLLPSGESTVTVADLEVAVEPRLVWLLVVSVAAIGIVNYAIVKAYGSRGIAVTGFFGGLASSTAVVGTMLDHVRQRPEAVSYAVAAVLLADAAMALRNLAIVLAFTLGRGPLFGLVLPLGLLVVGSVAVAAFIADWDESVEVELDSPFSLRTALGFGALFAVILTGSGVARALLGDTGFLVAAALSGLVSSAGATTSAVVLYNGGALDANTAVLGVLVATVSSVGVKAALTLASPDRSFGYRVAVWSAGLAVGATAASAVLLF; encoded by the coding sequence ATGTCACAACACACCGCCGGGCTGCTCGACCCGGTCGTCGCCCGGTTGCTGCTCGCCGCGGCGCTGGGACTGTTCCTCGGTCTCGAACGGGAGTGGTCACACCGGTCGGCGGGGGTGCGGACGTTCTCGCTCATCTCGCTGCTGGGTGCCGTCTTCACCGTCCTCGACTCCGAGGGCCTGCTCGTGGTCGGCGCCGTCCTCGTGACGGTCCAGGGGGTCGCGCTGGTGGTCCGTGGACTGGTCGTCGACGAGGGCCTGTCGCTGACGACGGCCGTCTCGATGCTCGTCGCCTACGGCGTCGGGGTGCTCGTGGCGTCCGGTTACGTGACGGCGGGCGTGACCGTCGCCGTGCTCTCGTCGTTCCTGCTCGTCCTGAAGCGCGAACTCCACGGGTTCGCGTGGGGGTTGACCCGCTCGGAACTCCGCTCGACCGTCGAGTTCGGCGTCCTCGCGTTCGTCGTCTACCCCCTGCTCCCCTCCGGCGAGTCGACCGTGACGGTCGCCGACCTCGAGGTGGCCGTCGAACCCCGCCTCGTCTGGCTGCTGGTCGTCAGCGTCGCGGCCATCGGCATCGTCAACTACGCCATCGTGAAGGCCTACGGGAGTCGCGGCATCGCCGTCACGGGTTTCTTCGGCGGCCTCGCCTCCTCGACGGCGGTGGTGGGGACGATGCTCGACCACGTCCGCCAGCGCCCGGAGGCGGTCTCCTACGCCGTCGCGGCCGTCCTGCTGGCCGACGCGGCGATGGCCCTTCGCAACCTCGCCATCGTCCTCGCGTTCACGCTCGGGCGGGGGCCGCTGTTCGGCCTGGTCCTCCCGCTCGGCCTCCTCGTCGTCGGGAGCGTCGCCGTCGCCGCGTTCATCGCCGACTGGGACGAGAGCGTCGAGGTGGAACTCGACAGCCCGTTCTCGCTGCGCACCGCCCTCGGCTTCGGCGCGCTGTTCGCGGTCATCCTCACGGGGTCGGGCGTGGCGCGCGCACTCCTCGGCGACACCGGGTTCCTCGTCGCCGCCGCCCTCTCGGGGCTGGTCTCCAGCGCCGGCGCCACCACCTCCGCCGTCGTCCTCTACAACGGCGGGGCGCTCGACGCGAACACCGCCGTCCTCGGCGTGCTGGTCGCCACCGTCTCCAGCGTCGGCGTGAAGGCCGCCCTCACGCTCGCCAGCCCCGACCGGTCGTTCGGCTACCGGGTCGCCGTCTGGAGCGCCGGCCTCGCCGTCGGCGCGACGGCCGCGAGCGCGGTCCTGCTGTTCTAA
- a CDS encoding AI-2E family transporter translates to MDPPSLDRSKVAWVVVGVALAGAFALVVYSFVGTFIFGLFVYYATRPVYERLKRRIYPPSLAALVSLFVLALPALSLFAYVVAVGIQEYQRLSVREGIDLGPLEPLIRPYIDVSYIVEDPQTLLNDPTLRDFAQQAFNDALGYLGFIGNALLHVFVVLALAFYLLRDGGRFSRWFYRRFDDRRGILRDYCRAVDTDLASIFFGNILNAVFTGIIGAVSYTLLNEVVPGQPVPYPTLLGLLTGAASLIPVVGMKLVYFPLTGYLLVQQYTTGGPLWFVVLFFAVSFVVVDSVPDFVLRPYVSGRNLHIGMVMFAYIFGPLLFGWYGIFLGPVLLVFIYHFATLVLPELLSEGSVRPYSVDPGVLPRSFDLPEGSPVETATVGDDPDPDRATDPSGTPGDAPHPTSNRPSDGD, encoded by the coding sequence ATGGACCCCCCGTCTCTCGACCGGTCGAAGGTGGCGTGGGTGGTGGTCGGCGTCGCCCTCGCCGGTGCGTTCGCGCTCGTCGTCTACTCGTTCGTGGGGACGTTCATCTTCGGACTCTTCGTCTACTACGCGACGCGGCCCGTCTACGAGCGCCTGAAGCGTCGCATCTACCCGCCCAGTCTGGCCGCCCTCGTCTCGCTGTTCGTCCTCGCGCTCCCGGCGCTCTCGCTGTTCGCCTACGTCGTCGCCGTCGGTATCCAGGAGTACCAGCGCCTCTCCGTCCGCGAGGGCATCGACCTCGGCCCGCTCGAACCGCTCATCAGGCCGTACATCGACGTCTCCTACATCGTCGAGGACCCCCAGACGCTGCTCAACGACCCGACGCTCCGCGACTTCGCCCAGCAGGCGTTCAACGACGCCCTCGGCTACCTCGGGTTCATCGGGAACGCCCTCCTCCACGTGTTCGTCGTCCTCGCGCTCGCGTTCTACCTCCTGCGCGACGGCGGACGCTTCTCGCGGTGGTTCTACAGGCGCTTCGACGACCGACGGGGCATCCTCAGGGACTACTGCCGGGCGGTCGACACGGACCTCGCGAGCATCTTCTTCGGCAACATCCTCAACGCCGTCTTCACCGGTATCATCGGGGCCGTCTCCTACACGCTGTTGAACGAGGTCGTCCCCGGTCAACCGGTCCCCTACCCCACCCTGCTCGGCCTGCTGACCGGCGCCGCCAGCCTCATCCCCGTCGTCGGGATGAAACTGGTCTACTTCCCGCTCACCGGGTACCTGCTCGTCCAGCAGTACACGACCGGCGGGCCGCTCTGGTTCGTCGTGCTGTTCTTCGCCGTCTCGTTCGTCGTCGTCGACTCAGTTCCCGACTTCGTGCTCCGGCCGTACGTCTCCGGGCGGAACCTCCACATCGGCATGGTGATGTTCGCCTACATCTTCGGCCCGCTGCTGTTCGGCTGGTACGGTATCTTCCTCGGACCGGTGTTGCTCGTCTTCATCTACCACTTCGCGACGTTGGTGCTCCCGGAACTGCTCTCGGAGGGGTCGGTGCGCCCCTACAGCGTCGACCCCGGCGTCCTCCCGCGGTCGTTCGACCTGCCGGAGGGGTCGCCCGTCGAGACGGCGACGGTGGGCGACGACCCGGACCCCGACCGCGCCACCGACCCGTCGGGGACGCCCGGCGACGCGCCCCACCCGACCTCGAACCGCCCCTCCGACGGCGACTGA
- a CDS encoding PadR family transcriptional regulator yields the protein MYDLTGFQRDLLYVISGREEPHGLAIKEELEDYYEKEIHHGRLYPNLDTLVEKGLVEKGQRDRRTNFYTLTRRGRREISARQEWEEQYLNGEIEA from the coding sequence ATGTACGACCTGACCGGTTTCCAGCGTGACCTCCTGTACGTCATCTCCGGGCGCGAGGAGCCCCACGGCCTCGCCATCAAGGAGGAACTCGAGGACTACTACGAGAAGGAGATTCACCACGGACGGCTCTACCCGAACCTCGACACGCTCGTCGAGAAGGGACTCGTCGAGAAGGGACAGCGCGACCGGCGGACGAACTTCTACACGCTCACTCGACGCGGCCGCCGGGAGATCTCGGCCCGACAGGAGTGGGAGGAACAGTACCTCAACGGCGAAATCGAGGCGTAA
- a CDS encoding amphi-Trp domain-containing protein, which yields MEEVLFKSEQTESRATIAAHLRAVADKLEAGEGITLSDGGESVSLDVPDRPTFEVKAERETGSGSPELSVEFELEWREGESSGGGESGGLSVE from the coding sequence ATGGAGGAAGTCCTCTTCAAGTCCGAACAGACCGAATCGCGCGCGACCATCGCCGCCCACCTCCGGGCGGTCGCGGACAAACTCGAGGCCGGCGAGGGTATCACGCTCTCGGACGGCGGCGAGTCGGTGTCGCTCGACGTCCCCGACCGACCCACCTTCGAGGTGAAAGCCGAACGCGAGACCGGGTCGGGGTCGCCCGAACTCAGCGTCGAGTTCGAACTGGAGTGGCGCGAGGGCGAGTCGAGCGGCGGCGGCGAGTCGGGCGGCCTCTCCGTCGAGTAA
- a CDS encoding DUF1028 domain-containing protein, with translation MQPSPSTFSIVARDPETDAVGVAVHSKFVGVGAVVPFAAADAGAVATQSFANVAYGPDGLDLLRDGERAGDVVDALTADDPDAPTRQVGVVGQDGSVAAFTGEECFDYADDVQGDTYTVQGNILEGPETLTAMAETYEATGGGLPERLLAALRAGNEAGGDKRGEQAAALYVAKPEGGYDGGNDRWIDVRVDDHETPIDELERVFRLYDVTLLARAEPEETRELSGEAALGVETILADLGLYDGTPSETFDEDARAALEDFRGLNNFENHSLDVLEDALARGWDDAAGEGETRLVNALWHGLSRLERR, from the coding sequence ATGCAGCCCAGCCCATCGACGTTCTCCATCGTCGCGCGCGACCCGGAGACGGACGCGGTCGGCGTCGCGGTCCACTCGAAGTTCGTCGGCGTCGGTGCCGTCGTCCCCTTCGCCGCGGCCGACGCCGGTGCCGTCGCCACCCAGAGCTTCGCCAACGTCGCCTACGGGCCGGACGGCCTCGACCTGTTGCGCGACGGCGAGCGCGCGGGCGACGTCGTCGATGCGCTGACCGCGGACGACCCGGACGCGCCGACCCGGCAGGTGGGCGTCGTCGGGCAGGACGGCTCGGTTGCGGCGTTCACCGGCGAGGAGTGCTTCGACTACGCCGACGACGTCCAGGGGGACACCTACACCGTACAGGGCAACATCCTCGAGGGGCCGGAGACGCTGACGGCGATGGCGGAGACCTACGAGGCGACCGGCGGCGGCCTCCCAGAGCGCCTGCTGGCCGCGCTGCGAGCGGGTAACGAGGCGGGCGGCGACAAGCGCGGCGAGCAGGCGGCCGCGCTCTACGTCGCCAAACCCGAGGGCGGCTACGACGGTGGGAACGACCGCTGGATAGACGTGCGCGTCGACGACCACGAGACGCCCATCGACGAACTCGAACGGGTGTTCCGGCTGTACGACGTCACCCTCCTCGCGCGCGCCGAACCCGAGGAGACGCGCGAACTGAGCGGCGAGGCGGCCCTCGGGGTCGAGACGATTCTGGCAGACCTCGGCCTCTACGACGGGACGCCGAGCGAGACGTTCGACGAGGACGCCCGCGCGGCGCTGGAGGACTTCCGCGGGCTGAACAACTTCGAGAACCACTCCCTCGACGTGCTGGAGGACGCACTGGCGAGGGGGTGGGACGACGCGGCGGGCGAGGGCGAGACGCGTCTCGTGAACGCGCTCTGGCACGGTCTCTCGCGGCTCGAACGGCGCTGA
- a CDS encoding DUF7528 family protein — protein sequence MGGPRRVDLSDRQGLFRPRENVVPCLGVPALLVEKYPRTESSPVARATSTVDDDDIPVVVVRLDDATHRLSHTEARALRTSLDDALRRTEEFVHTVGEHRPDGTYVVSRRRADSAGHRKVFDAFGTLCGLYDDLPETFTAVDVEGVSGGRRHMLVWHLVEHPAFDCRMVSKQPLTARKG from the coding sequence GTGGGTGGTCCGCGACGGGTCGACCTGTCCGACCGACAGGGTTTATTCCGTCCGCGGGAGAACGTCGTTCCATGCCTCGGAGTACCCGCGCTCCTGGTCGAGAAATACCCGCGAACTGAGTCCTCACCGGTCGCGAGAGCGACGAGTACCGTCGACGACGACGACATCCCCGTCGTCGTCGTTCGCCTCGACGATGCGACCCACCGGCTCTCGCACACCGAAGCGCGTGCGTTACGCACCTCGCTCGACGACGCCCTCCGTCGCACCGAGGAGTTCGTCCACACCGTCGGCGAGCACCGCCCCGACGGGACGTACGTCGTCTCGCGTCGGCGCGCCGACTCGGCCGGGCATCGGAAGGTGTTCGACGCCTTCGGCACGCTCTGTGGCCTGTACGACGACCTCCCGGAGACCTTCACCGCAGTCGACGTCGAGGGAGTCTCGGGTGGGCGGCGCCACATGCTCGTCTGGCACCTCGTGGAGCACCCAGCGTTCGACTGCCGGATGGTCAGCAAGCAACCGTTGACCGCCCGAAAGGGGTGA
- a CDS encoding DUF7117 family protein, with amino-acid sequence MKVRGRRECSQCGTRWSYYETGEVSCPECGSLRSRGVDGRTRHTDAPVTLDLTEARARADDDFDAAVDLAAERCREFTRRSGFINEGELKPLSETYLAAAELAAAAREAGRRMRTDEAAELYLLRLLRGTDLDERPAPDAVPSSLRAARGLAYANAVLAYRRDAVTVLEDDPDPVASRVLGTLRDHAKRIEALDGDVDPAESERLARTAQDVGTYLVEGDEGALAAARNRLDAMA; translated from the coding sequence ATGAAGGTCCGGGGACGACGCGAGTGCAGCCAGTGTGGGACCCGGTGGTCGTACTACGAGACCGGCGAGGTGTCCTGTCCGGAGTGCGGGAGCCTCCGCAGCCGGGGGGTCGACGGGCGGACCCGCCACACCGACGCGCCGGTCACGCTCGACCTCACCGAGGCGCGCGCACGTGCCGACGACGACTTCGACGCGGCGGTCGACCTGGCCGCCGAGCGGTGCCGCGAGTTCACCCGCCGGTCGGGGTTCATCAACGAGGGGGAACTGAAGCCGCTCTCGGAGACGTACCTCGCGGCGGCGGAACTGGCCGCCGCCGCCCGCGAGGCCGGTCGGCGGATGCGGACCGACGAGGCGGCCGAGCTCTACCTCCTGCGTCTACTCCGGGGCACCGACCTCGACGAGCGTCCCGCCCCCGACGCGGTGCCGTCGTCGCTCCGCGCGGCGCGTGGCCTCGCCTACGCGAACGCCGTCCTCGCGTACCGGCGCGACGCGGTGACCGTCCTCGAGGACGACCCCGACCCGGTCGCCAGTCGGGTGCTGGGCACGCTACGCGACCACGCGAAGCGCATCGAGGCGCTCGACGGCGACGTCGACCCGGCGGAGAGCGAGCGACTCGCGCGGACGGCTCAGGACGTCGGGACGTACCTCGTCGAGGGCGACGAGGGGGCGCTGGCCGCGGCGCGAAACCGCCTCGACGCCATGGCGTGA